A region of Vitis vinifera cultivar Pinot Noir 40024 chromosome 15, ASM3070453v1 DNA encodes the following proteins:
- the LOC100249636 gene encoding cytochrome P450 714C2 isoform X1, with the protein MEAAGLGLTRIIVSAVLGGVLGLFIYLYTTLFLQPRRLQSKLRRQGIRGPPPSFLFGNIAEMKKIQLHAHSTAAKDHDSIAHDWPFTLFSYIHQWRNQYGPIFTYSTGNVQLLCITDPEMVKYISLCTSLSLGRPSFASKDRRPLFGEGILSSNGSVWAYQKKIIAPELYMDKVKGMVNSMVDSTTIVLRTWENSVDNEEGVADIRVDEDLRRVSADIISRACFGSSYSQGKDIFLKLRTLQKIMSKGFSYTGVPGWRHLPNKNNREIWRLEKEINMMILKVVNERIGAQHGEKDLLQMILEAAKSSSSHNGKPSMDINSDKFIVDNCKNIYFAGNETTAVTASWALVLLATHPDWQARARAEVLEICKGRLPDADMLRRMKTLAMVIQETLRLYPVVAFVARETFQDMKFRDLSVPRNSVIWIPHYYKNNL; encoded by the exons atggaaGCTGCAGGACTAGGTTTAACAAGGATAATAGTATCAGCGGTGTTGGGTGGTGTTTTAGGGTTGTTTATATATCTCTATACCACCTTGTTTTTGCAGCCAAGAAGGCTTCAATCAAAGCTTAGAAGGCAAGGGATTAGAGGGCCTCCACCTTCCTTTCTGTTTGGGAATATAGCTGAGATGAAGAAGATCCAACTCCACGCACACTCAACTGCTGCAAAAGATCATGACTCTATTGCTCATGACTGGCCTTTCACACTCTTCTCTTATATTCATCAGTGGAGAAATCAATATG GACCAATATTCACATATTCAACTGGAAACGTACAACTACTGTGCATAACGGATCCAGAGATGGTGAAATACATAAGCCTTTGCACTTCTCTGAGTCTAGGAAGGCCTTCTTTTGCATCTAAGGATCGCAGGCCTCTGTTTGGTGAAGGCATTTTATCATCTAATGGTTCAGTTTGGGCCTACCAAAAGAAAATCATTGCTCCTGAGTTGTACATGGACAAGGTTAAG GGAATGGTGAATTCAATGGTGGATTCTACTACCATAGTGCTCAGAACTTGGGAGAATAGTGTAGACAATGAGGAAGGAGTCGCAGATATTAGAGTTGATGAGGATTTGAGAAGGGTGTCCGCAGATATAATCTCAAGAGCTTGCTTTGGAAGCAGCTATTCCCAAGGAAAAGACATATTCTTAAAGCTCCGAACTCTTCAAAAGATCATGTCCAAGGGGTTTTCATACACTGGGGTTCCTGGGTGGAG ACACTTGCCAAACAAAAACAATAGAGAGATATGGAGATTAGAGAAGGAGATAAACATGATGATATTGAAGGTGGTAAATGAACGCATTGGGGCTCAACACGGCGAAAAGGACCTTTTGCAAATGATACTCGAGGCTGCCAAAAGTTCATCTAGTCACAATGGTAAACCTTCAATGGATATCAACTCAGACAAGTTCATAGTCGATAATTGTAAGAACATATACTTTGCTGGCAATGAGACCACTGCCGTAACCGCGTCATGGGCCTTAGTGCTGTTAGCTACGCATCCAGACTGGCAAGCTCGTGCTCGTGCTGAGGTGCTTGAAATTTGCAAGGGTCGCCTTCCAGATGCTGATATGCTGCGACGCATGAAAACG TTGGCTATGGTGATTCAAGAGACATTGCGCCTTTATCCTGTGGTGGCATTCGTAGCAAGAGAGACCTTTCAAGACATGAAGTTTAGAGACCTTTCAGTTCCGAGAAATTCAGTGATTTGGATTccacactactacaaaaataatttatga
- the LOC100249636 gene encoding cytochrome P450 714C2 isoform X2, which produces MEAAGLGLTRIIVSAVLGGVLGLFIYLYTTLFLQPRRLQSKLRRQGIRGPPPSFLFGNIAEMKKIQLHAHSTAAKDHDSIAHDWPFTLFSYIHQWRNQYGPIFTYSTGNVQLLCITDPEMVKYISLCTSLSLGRPSFASKDRRPLFGEGILSSNGSVWAYQKKIIAPELYMDKGMVNSMVDSTTIVLRTWENSVDNEEGVADIRVDEDLRRVSADIISRACFGSSYSQGKDIFLKLRTLQKIMSKGFSYTGVPGWRHLPNKNNREIWRLEKEINMMILKVVNERIGAQHGEKDLLQMILEAAKSSSSHNGKPSMDINSDKFIVDNCKNIYFAGNETTAVTASWALVLLATHPDWQARARAEVLEICKGRLPDADMLRRMKTLAMVIQETLRLYPVVAFVARETFQDMKFRDLSVPRNSVIWIPHYYKNNL; this is translated from the exons atggaaGCTGCAGGACTAGGTTTAACAAGGATAATAGTATCAGCGGTGTTGGGTGGTGTTTTAGGGTTGTTTATATATCTCTATACCACCTTGTTTTTGCAGCCAAGAAGGCTTCAATCAAAGCTTAGAAGGCAAGGGATTAGAGGGCCTCCACCTTCCTTTCTGTTTGGGAATATAGCTGAGATGAAGAAGATCCAACTCCACGCACACTCAACTGCTGCAAAAGATCATGACTCTATTGCTCATGACTGGCCTTTCACACTCTTCTCTTATATTCATCAGTGGAGAAATCAATATG GACCAATATTCACATATTCAACTGGAAACGTACAACTACTGTGCATAACGGATCCAGAGATGGTGAAATACATAAGCCTTTGCACTTCTCTGAGTCTAGGAAGGCCTTCTTTTGCATCTAAGGATCGCAGGCCTCTGTTTGGTGAAGGCATTTTATCATCTAATGGTTCAGTTTGGGCCTACCAAAAGAAAATCATTGCTCCTGAGTTGTACATGGACAAG GGAATGGTGAATTCAATGGTGGATTCTACTACCATAGTGCTCAGAACTTGGGAGAATAGTGTAGACAATGAGGAAGGAGTCGCAGATATTAGAGTTGATGAGGATTTGAGAAGGGTGTCCGCAGATATAATCTCAAGAGCTTGCTTTGGAAGCAGCTATTCCCAAGGAAAAGACATATTCTTAAAGCTCCGAACTCTTCAAAAGATCATGTCCAAGGGGTTTTCATACACTGGGGTTCCTGGGTGGAG ACACTTGCCAAACAAAAACAATAGAGAGATATGGAGATTAGAGAAGGAGATAAACATGATGATATTGAAGGTGGTAAATGAACGCATTGGGGCTCAACACGGCGAAAAGGACCTTTTGCAAATGATACTCGAGGCTGCCAAAAGTTCATCTAGTCACAATGGTAAACCTTCAATGGATATCAACTCAGACAAGTTCATAGTCGATAATTGTAAGAACATATACTTTGCTGGCAATGAGACCACTGCCGTAACCGCGTCATGGGCCTTAGTGCTGTTAGCTACGCATCCAGACTGGCAAGCTCGTGCTCGTGCTGAGGTGCTTGAAATTTGCAAGGGTCGCCTTCCAGATGCTGATATGCTGCGACGCATGAAAACG TTGGCTATGGTGATTCAAGAGACATTGCGCCTTTATCCTGTGGTGGCATTCGTAGCAAGAGAGACCTTTCAAGACATGAAGTTTAGAGACCTTTCAGTTCCGAGAAATTCAGTGATTTGGATTccacactactacaaaaataatttatga
- the LOC100249636 gene encoding cytochrome P450 714C2 isoform X3, translating into MKKIQLHAHSTAAKDHDSIAHDWPFTLFSYIHQWRNQYGPIFTYSTGNVQLLCITDPEMVKYISLCTSLSLGRPSFASKDRRPLFGEGILSSNGSVWAYQKKIIAPELYMDKVKGMVNSMVDSTTIVLRTWENSVDNEEGVADIRVDEDLRRVSADIISRACFGSSYSQGKDIFLKLRTLQKIMSKGFSYTGVPGWRHLPNKNNREIWRLEKEINMMILKVVNERIGAQHGEKDLLQMILEAAKSSSSHNGKPSMDINSDKFIVDNCKNIYFAGNETTAVTASWALVLLATHPDWQARARAEVLEICKGRLPDADMLRRMKTLAMVIQETLRLYPVVAFVARETFQDMKFRDLSVPRNSVIWIPHYYKNNL; encoded by the exons ATGAAGAAGATCCAACTCCACGCACACTCAACTGCTGCAAAAGATCATGACTCTATTGCTCATGACTGGCCTTTCACACTCTTCTCTTATATTCATCAGTGGAGAAATCAATATG GACCAATATTCACATATTCAACTGGAAACGTACAACTACTGTGCATAACGGATCCAGAGATGGTGAAATACATAAGCCTTTGCACTTCTCTGAGTCTAGGAAGGCCTTCTTTTGCATCTAAGGATCGCAGGCCTCTGTTTGGTGAAGGCATTTTATCATCTAATGGTTCAGTTTGGGCCTACCAAAAGAAAATCATTGCTCCTGAGTTGTACATGGACAAGGTTAAG GGAATGGTGAATTCAATGGTGGATTCTACTACCATAGTGCTCAGAACTTGGGAGAATAGTGTAGACAATGAGGAAGGAGTCGCAGATATTAGAGTTGATGAGGATTTGAGAAGGGTGTCCGCAGATATAATCTCAAGAGCTTGCTTTGGAAGCAGCTATTCCCAAGGAAAAGACATATTCTTAAAGCTCCGAACTCTTCAAAAGATCATGTCCAAGGGGTTTTCATACACTGGGGTTCCTGGGTGGAG ACACTTGCCAAACAAAAACAATAGAGAGATATGGAGATTAGAGAAGGAGATAAACATGATGATATTGAAGGTGGTAAATGAACGCATTGGGGCTCAACACGGCGAAAAGGACCTTTTGCAAATGATACTCGAGGCTGCCAAAAGTTCATCTAGTCACAATGGTAAACCTTCAATGGATATCAACTCAGACAAGTTCATAGTCGATAATTGTAAGAACATATACTTTGCTGGCAATGAGACCACTGCCGTAACCGCGTCATGGGCCTTAGTGCTGTTAGCTACGCATCCAGACTGGCAAGCTCGTGCTCGTGCTGAGGTGCTTGAAATTTGCAAGGGTCGCCTTCCAGATGCTGATATGCTGCGACGCATGAAAACG TTGGCTATGGTGATTCAAGAGACATTGCGCCTTTATCCTGTGGTGGCATTCGTAGCAAGAGAGACCTTTCAAGACATGAAGTTTAGAGACCTTTCAGTTCCGAGAAATTCAGTGATTTGGATTccacactactacaaaaataatttatga